The following coding sequences lie in one Lelliottia jeotgali genomic window:
- a CDS encoding Formate hydrogenlyase subunit 2, producing MNRFVIADSTVCIGCHTCEAACSETHRLHGLQSMPRLRVMRNEKESAPQLCHQCEDAPCAGVCPVNAITRVDGAVQLNESLCVSCKLCGIACPFGAIEFSGSRPLHIPANANSPKAPPAPPAPARVSSLLDWVPGVRAVAVKCDLCSFDEQGPACVRTCPTKALILVNIRDIARTSKRKRELTINTDFGDLSLFQAQNEGAK from the coding sequence GTGAACCGTTTTGTAATTGCTGACTCGACGGTCTGTATTGGCTGCCACACCTGTGAAGCGGCGTGTTCGGAAACACACCGCCTGCACGGGCTGCAGTCCATGCCGCGCCTGCGCGTTATGCGTAATGAAAAAGAGTCTGCCCCGCAGCTCTGCCATCAATGTGAGGATGCCCCCTGTGCGGGCGTCTGTCCTGTGAATGCCATCACCCGTGTCGATGGCGCTGTGCAGCTGAACGAGAGCCTGTGCGTGAGCTGCAAGCTGTGCGGCATCGCCTGTCCGTTCGGCGCGATTGAATTTTCGGGCAGCCGCCCGCTGCATATTCCGGCCAACGCCAATTCGCCAAAAGCCCCGCCTGCGCCTCCCGCTCCGGCCCGCGTCAGCAGCCTGCTGGACTGGGTGCCGGGCGTGCGCGCCGTGGCGGTGAAGTGCGATCTGTGCAGCTTTGATGAACAAGGCCCGGCGTGCGTGCGCACCTGCCCGACCAAAGCGCTGATTCTGGTCAATATCCGCGATATCGCGCGCACCAGTAAACGCAAACGCGAACTGACGATAAATACCGATTTTGGCGATCTGTCGCTGTTTCAGGCGCAAAACGAGGGGGCGAAATGA
- a CDS encoding Formate hydrogenlyase regulatory protein HycA has product MTIWELSEKADYIAQRHQQLQEQWHLYCNSLVQGITLSKAHLHHAMSCAAQEDLCFVLFGHFTIYVTLADNFNSHVIEYHVETKDGDRQRIAQAQLMIDGMVDGHVSTRDRHQVLEHYLEKIAPVYDGLYSAVENNVPVNLHELVREPHTA; this is encoded by the coding sequence ATGACTATTTGGGAACTTAGCGAAAAAGCGGACTACATCGCGCAACGCCATCAACAATTACAGGAGCAGTGGCATCTGTACTGCAACTCACTGGTTCAGGGCATCACCCTGTCTAAAGCCCATCTGCATCATGCGATGAGCTGCGCGGCACAAGAGGATTTGTGCTTCGTGCTGTTTGGTCACTTCACGATTTACGTCACCCTGGCGGACAACTTCAACAGCCACGTCATCGAATATCACGTCGAAACCAAAGACGGCGACAGACAGCGTATTGCGCAGGCGCAGCTGATGATCGACGGCATGGTTGACGGCCACGTCAGTACCCGCGATCGCCACCAGGTGCTTGAACACTATCTGGAAAAAATCGCACCGGTGTACGACGGCCTCTATTCGGCGGTGGAAAATAACGTGCCGGTGAATCTGCATGAGCTGGTGCGCGAACCGCACACCGCCTGA
- a CDS encoding (NiFe) hydrogenase nickel incorporation protein HypA: protein MHEITLCQRALELIEQQAKQHHAKRVTGVWLKVGAFSCVEPSALTFCFELVCRDTLAEGCTLHLEEQQAECWCETCQQYVTLLSSKVRSCPQCQNTGLRIVADDGLQIQRLEIDQE from the coding sequence ATGCACGAAATCACCCTCTGCCAGCGCGCGCTGGAACTTATCGAGCAGCAGGCAAAGCAACACCACGCAAAACGCGTTACCGGCGTATGGCTGAAAGTCGGGGCTTTTTCCTGCGTCGAACCCAGCGCCCTCACTTTTTGCTTTGAGCTGGTGTGCCGCGACACCCTGGCGGAAGGCTGCACTTTGCATCTCGAAGAGCAGCAGGCCGAATGCTGGTGCGAGACCTGCCAGCAGTACGTCACGCTGTTATCGTCAAAAGTGCGAAGCTGCCCGCAGTGTCAGAACACCGGCTTGCGCATCGTGGCCGACGACGGTTTGCAGATCCAGCGCCTCGAAATAGACCAGGAGTAA
- a CDS encoding (NiFe) hydrogenase nickel incorporation-associated protein HypB → MCSTCGCAEGNLYIEGDEHRPHSAFRSAPFSPAPRNVAALTGIRFAPKPSDEGDLHYGHGEAGTHAPGMSQRKMLEVEINVLDKNNQLAARNRARFAAHDQLVLNLVSSPGSGKTTLLTETLKRLNQRVSCAVIEGDQQTVNDAARIRETGTPAIQVNTGKGCHLDAQMIADAAPRLPLADNGILFIENVGNLVCPASFDLGERHKVAVLSVTEGEDKPLKYPHMFAAASLMLLNKIDLLPYLDFDVEKCLAYAREVNPEIEILMVSATKGDGMESWLNWLENERCA, encoded by the coding sequence ATGTGTAGTACCTGCGGTTGCGCCGAAGGCAACCTGTATATCGAAGGCGATGAGCATCGCCCCCACTCCGCGTTTCGCTCCGCGCCTTTCTCTCCCGCCCCGCGCAACGTGGCAGCGCTCACCGGCATCCGCTTTGCGCCAAAGCCATCAGACGAAGGCGACCTGCACTACGGCCACGGCGAAGCTGGCACCCATGCGCCGGGGATGAGCCAGCGCAAAATGCTGGAAGTCGAAATCAACGTGCTGGACAAAAACAACCAGCTCGCCGCACGCAACCGCGCACGTTTCGCCGCGCACGACCAGTTGGTACTTAATTTGGTGTCCAGCCCCGGCTCCGGCAAAACTACCCTGCTGACAGAAACCCTTAAACGCCTGAACCAGCGCGTCTCCTGCGCGGTTATAGAAGGCGATCAGCAGACCGTGAATGACGCCGCGCGCATTCGCGAAACCGGCACGCCGGCAATTCAGGTCAATACTGGCAAAGGCTGCCATCTGGATGCGCAGATGATTGCCGACGCCGCGCCGCGTCTGCCGCTGGCGGATAACGGCATTCTGTTTATCGAGAACGTCGGCAACCTCGTCTGCCCGGCCAGTTTTGATCTCGGTGAACGGCATAAAGTGGCGGTGCTCTCCGTCACTGAAGGTGAGGACAAACCGCTGAAATACCCGCATATGTTTGCCGCCGCCTCGCTGATGCTGCTCAACAAAATCGATCTGCTGCCGTACCTCGATTTCGACGTCGAAAAATGTTTGGCGTACGCCCGGGAAGTGAACCCGGAAATTGAAATCCTGATGGTGTCCGCCACTAAGGGTGACGGCATGGAAAGCTGGCTGAACTGGCTGGAGAACGAGCGATGTGCATAG
- a CDS encoding (NiFe) hydrogenase metallocenter assembly protein HypC — MCIGVPGQIRAIDGNQAKVEVCGVLRDVDLTLVGVVDENGASRIHQWVLVHVGFAMSVINEDEARDTLAALQNMFEVEPDVGALLFGEER, encoded by the coding sequence ATGTGCATAGGCGTTCCGGGGCAGATTCGCGCCATCGACGGTAATCAGGCCAAAGTCGAAGTGTGCGGCGTGCTGCGCGATGTCGATCTCACGCTGGTGGGCGTAGTGGATGAAAACGGCGCCTCGCGTATCCACCAGTGGGTGCTGGTCCACGTCGGTTTTGCGATGAGCGTGATTAACGAAGACGAGGCCCGCGACACGCTGGCGGCGCTGCAAAATATGTTTGAAGTCGAGCCGGACGTCGGCGCGCTGCTGTTTGGCGAGGAGCGATAA
- a CDS encoding (NiFe) hydrogenase metallocenter assembly protein HypD, with product MRYVDEYRAPEQVMQLIAHLKTRAALLEYTVARPLRIMEVCGGHTHAIFKFGLDQLLPDNIEFIHGPGCPVCVLPMGRIDSCIEIASQPEVIFCTFGDAMRVPGKNGSLMQARARGADVRIVYSPMDALKLAAENPARKVVFFGLGFETTMPATAITLRQARAQGLTNFFFFCQHITLIPTLRSLLDEPDNGIDAFLAPGHVSMVIGTEAYGFIAVDYHRPLVVAGFEPLDLLQGVNMLVEQKIAAVSSVENQYRRVVPDAGNHLAQQAIAEVFSVEGDSEWRGLGLIAQSGVHLTAAYQAFDAEAHFRPQPQQVCDDPRARCGAVLTGKCKPHQCPLFGNTCNPQTAFGALMVSSEGACAAWYQYRNQECEA from the coding sequence ATGCGCTACGTTGATGAATATCGCGCACCTGAACAGGTGATGCAGCTTATCGCGCACCTGAAAACGCGGGCTGCGCTACTGGAGTACACCGTCGCGCGTCCGCTGCGCATCATGGAAGTCTGCGGCGGCCACACTCATGCGATCTTTAAATTCGGCCTCGACCAGCTCCTGCCCGATAACATTGAATTTATTCACGGCCCTGGCTGTCCAGTGTGCGTCCTTCCAATGGGTCGCATCGACAGCTGCATTGAGATTGCCAGCCAGCCGGAGGTGATTTTTTGCACTTTTGGCGATGCGATGCGCGTGCCAGGCAAAAACGGTTCACTGATGCAGGCCCGCGCGCGCGGCGCGGATGTGCGTATCGTCTATTCGCCGATGGATGCCCTGAAGCTGGCGGCAGAGAATCCAGCGCGAAAAGTGGTGTTTTTCGGCCTTGGATTTGAAACCACCATGCCCGCAACGGCCATCACTTTGCGGCAGGCAAGAGCGCAGGGCCTGACAAACTTTTTCTTTTTCTGTCAGCATATTACGCTGATCCCTACCCTGCGCAGCCTGCTGGACGAACCGGACAACGGTATCGACGCGTTTCTGGCGCCAGGCCACGTCAGCATGGTGATTGGCACCGAGGCCTATGGCTTTATCGCCGTCGACTATCATCGCCCATTAGTGGTGGCTGGATTCGAACCTCTTGATCTACTGCAAGGCGTGAACATGCTGGTTGAGCAGAAAATAGCAGCCGTGAGTTCGGTAGAAAATCAGTATCGTCGCGTGGTCCCCGATGCGGGCAATCATCTGGCGCAGCAGGCTATCGCCGAGGTATTTAGCGTCGAAGGCGACAGCGAATGGCGCGGGCTGGGTCTGATTGCGCAATCAGGCGTCCATCTGACCGCTGCGTACCAGGCATTCGACGCCGAAGCGCATTTTCGACCTCAGCCGCAGCAGGTATGTGACGATCCTCGCGCCCGCTGTGGCGCGGTGTTAACCGGGAAATGCAAACCGCATCAATGTCCATTATTTGGCAACACCTGCAATCCGCAAACCGCGTTTGGCGCACTAATGGTCTCTTCCGAAGGAGCCTGCGCCGCGTGGTACCAGTACCGCAATCAGGAGTGTGAAGCATGA
- a CDS encoding (NiFe) hydrogenase metallocenter assembly protein HypE, which translates to MKTVEMAHGSGGLAMQQLIGQLFMSAFDNPWLAEQEDQARIALSSLTSQGDRLAFSTDSYVIDPLFFPGGDIGKLAVCGTANDVAVSGAIPRYLSCGFILEEGLPMQTLTAVVNSMAQTAREAGIAIVTGDTKVVQRGAADKLFINTAGMGAIPADIHWGAQQLNVGDVLIVSGTLGCHGATILNLREGLGLDGELQSDCAVLTPLIQTLHDCPGVKALRDATRGGVNAVAHEFAAASGCGVELVESQLPVKPAVRGLCELLGLDPLNFANEGKLLIGVERAYAEAVLEKLRAHPLGQNAAIIGEVVERKGVRLSGLYGIKRTLDLPHSEPLPRIC; encoded by the coding sequence ATGAAGACGGTGGAAATGGCCCACGGCAGCGGCGGCCTGGCGATGCAGCAGCTGATTGGTCAGCTGTTTATGTCCGCCTTCGACAACCCGTGGCTGGCGGAGCAGGAAGATCAGGCACGCATTGCGCTGTCATCGTTGACCTCCCAGGGCGATCGCCTGGCGTTTTCCACAGACAGCTACGTCATCGACCCGCTGTTTTTCCCCGGTGGCGATATCGGCAAGCTGGCGGTGTGCGGCACGGCGAATGATGTGGCGGTGAGCGGTGCAATCCCCCGCTATCTCTCGTGCGGTTTTATCCTCGAAGAGGGATTACCAATGCAGACCTTAACCGCCGTCGTCAACAGCATGGCGCAGACCGCACGGGAAGCAGGTATTGCCATCGTCACTGGCGACACCAAAGTGGTGCAGCGCGGTGCGGCGGACAAACTGTTTATCAATACTGCGGGCATGGGTGCCATTCCGGCGGACATCCACTGGGGCGCGCAGCAGCTCAATGTCGGCGATGTGTTGATTGTTAGCGGTACGCTGGGCTGCCACGGCGCGACAATTTTAAATCTACGCGAAGGGCTGGGGCTGGACGGTGAACTGCAGAGCGACTGCGCGGTGCTGACGCCGCTTATCCAGACCTTGCATGACTGCCCCGGCGTTAAAGCCCTGCGCGATGCTACGCGCGGCGGCGTGAATGCCGTCGCCCATGAGTTCGCCGCCGCCAGCGGGTGTGGCGTTGAACTGGTGGAAAGCCAGTTGCCCGTTAAACCGGCAGTGCGTGGTCTTTGCGAGCTGCTGGGCCTGGACCCACTCAACTTTGCCAACGAAGGCAAGCTGCTGATTGGCGTTGAACGCGCTTACGCTGAAGCGGTACTGGAAAAACTGCGCGCCCATCCGCTCGGGCAAAATGCCGCTATCATTGGTGAAGTGGTTGAGCGCAAAGGAGTGCGACTGTCCGGCCTGTACGGCATCAAACGCACGCTGGATTTACCGCATTCAGAACCGTTACCCCGAATTTGCTAG